The following are encoded together in the Colius striatus isolate bColStr4 chromosome 5, bColStr4.1.hap1, whole genome shotgun sequence genome:
- the YME1L1 gene encoding ATP-dependent zinc metalloprotease YME1L1: protein MFSFSTVQPQATVPLSHLISAFHSPKSSATTTNTASIQPVQRDTSPEHDLQKSETGLNLRDLGLSDLKANQFKELVNRLLPGYCAENKVSSPWHTSYISAESFFENKHGFVDVFGALRSSCLYRQHPNPLQNLCSGVHCWPVYIQSRTFKTLRSRTRRLQSTSEQFTETKGSLSSLLKGFVLRKRRIDVENLDTLMKTKNIPEAHQDAFKTGFAEGFLKAQVFLQKTLDSLRRSRLLSFFLFVLCFYLAIYSSFLPGKGSFSDAVRFRTSSIFDAAVDPIQLKNVTFEHVKGVEEAKQELQEVVEFLKNPHKFTVLGGKLPKGILLVGPPGTGKTLLARAVAGEADVPFYYASGSEFDEMFVGVGASRIRSLFREAKANAPCVIFIDELDSVGGKRIESPMHPYSRQTINQLLAEMDGFKPNEGVVIIGATNFPEALDNALIRPGRFDMQVTVPKPDVRGRTEILKWYLNKIKYDPSVDPEIIARGTVGFSGAELENLVNQAALKAAVDGKDMVTMKELEFSKDKILMGPERRSVEIDEKNKTITAYHESGHAIIAYYTKDAMPINKATIMTRGTTLGHVSLLPENDRWSETRSQLLAQMDVCMGGRVAEELIFGSDHITTGASSDFDNATKIAKLMVTRFGMSEKLGVMTYTDTGKVSPETQSAIEQEVRTLLRDSYERAKNILKTHAKEHKNLAEALLKYETLDAKEIQIVLEGKKLEVR from the exons ACTGGACTTAATTTAAGAGATCTGGGGTTGTCTGATTTGAAAGCTAACCAATTCAAAGAATTGGTGAACAGATTGCTTCCTGGCTACTGTGCAGAAAACAAAGTCTCTTCACCATGGCATACATCATACATCTCTGCTGAGTCCTTCTTTGAAAATAAGCATG GTTTTGTGGACGTTTTTGGTGCTTTACGCTCATCTTGTTTGTACAGACAGCATCCTAACCCCCTCCAAAATTTGTGTTCAGGGGTTCACTGTTGGCCAG TTTACATACAGTCACGGACCTTTAAGACCTTGAGATCAAGAACAAGACGTCTGCAGTCAACATCTGAGCaattcacagaaacaaaaggttCACTTTCTTCACTTTTGAAG GGCTTCGTCCTGAGAAAGCGAAGAATTGATGTTGAAAACTTAGATAcactaatgaaaacaaagaacatCCCAGAGGCACACCAGGATGCTTTTAAAACTGGTTTTGCAGAAGGCTTTTTGAAAGCACAGGTATTCCTGCAAAAAACACTTG attCCTTAAGAAGATCAcgtttgctttctttctttctctttgttctttgtttttatcTTGCTATATATTCATCGTTTTTACCTGGGAAAGGTTCCTTTTCTGATGCTG TACGCTTTCGAACATCGAGTATCTTTGATGCAGCAGTTGATCCAATCCAGTTGAAAAATGTCACCTTCGAACATGTAAAAGGG GTTGAAGAAGCTAAACAAGAATTGCAAGAAGTTGTGGAGTTCCTGAAAAACCCTCATAAGTTTACTGTACTAGGAGGGAAACTTCCAAAAG gTATTCTGTTAGTTGGACCACCTGGTACTGGTAAAACTCTTCTCGCAAGAGCTGTAGCTGGTGAAGCTGATGTTCCATTTTATTATGCATCTGGATCAGAGTTTGATGAGATGTTTGTTGGTGTAGGAGCCAGTCGCATCCGAAGCCTGTTCA gggaagcaaaagcaaatgcaCCATGTGTTATATTTATTGATGAGTTGGACTCTGTTGGTGGGAAGAGAATTGAATCCCCAATGCATCCCTATTCAAGACAGACCATTAATCAACTTCTTGCTGAAATGGATGG CTTTAAACCTAATGAAGGTGTTGTCATTATTGGTGCAACAAACTTCCCTGAAGCATTGGATAA TGCTTTAATACGTCCTGGACGCTTTGATATGCAAGTTACTGTTCCCAAGCCTGATGTAAGAGGTCGTACAGAAATTCTGAAGTGGTACCTCAATAAAATAAAGTATGATCCAT cTGTGGACCCAGAAATAATCGCACGAGGCACAGTAGGATTTTCTGGAGCAGAGCTTGAGAATCTTGTAAATCAAGCTGCCTTAAAGGCAGCTGTTGATGGAAAAGATATGGTAACCATGAAAGAACTAGAATTCTCCAAGGACAAAATTCTAATGG GACCTGAACGCAGAAGTGTAGAAAttgatgagaaaaacaaaaccatcacaGCATACCATGAGTCTGGACATGCTATCATTGCCTACTACACAAAGGATGCGATGCCCATCAACAAAGCTACAATCATGACACGAGGAACCACACTTGGACAC GTATCTTTGCTCCCAGAAAATGACAGATGGAGTGAAACTAGATCCCAGTTGCTTGCACAAATGGATGTCTGCATGGGAGGAAGAGTAGCAGAAGAGCTCATATTTGGAAGTGATCACATCACAACAG GTGCTTCCAGTGATTTTGACAATGCTACTAAAATTGCAAAACTGATGGTGACTAGATTTGGAATGAGTGAAAAG CTTGGTGTTATGACCTATACTGATACAGGGAAAGTTAGCCCTGAAACTCAGTCTGCCATTGAACAGGAAGTAAGAACTCTTCTACGG GACTCATATGAGCGAGCAAAGAACATCCTGAAGACCCATGCGAAAGAACACAAGAATTTAGCAGAAGCTTTATTGAAATATGAGACTTTGGATGCCAAAGAAATCCAAATTGttctagagggaaaaaaactaGAAGTAAGATGA